The Gambusia affinis linkage group LG11, SWU_Gaff_1.0, whole genome shotgun sequence genome contains a region encoding:
- the eaf2 gene encoding ELL-associated factor 2, with the protein MSKEAGLNGVSSRTWLSHKKAQRKLKFTANETHRMNGTAYSNFDNQEHVLKLGETFEKHPKSAFHTVRYDFKPASIDTTCEGELEVGKGEQVTITLPNLEGSSAPVTVFKGSKRPYMKECILIVNHDTGEYRLEKLNSNIAVKKTRAEGSSKIHSRLEQQTSRLSQQMKGNGNNKTSASSKSSPPKEKISPASPMDDIERELMAEARVMDQMSSSGSSSDSNSSSSSSSEDSSSSSDSDDERNPAPPPPAPTNQSMPVISTGNNHVTSLHQESGGGLIMNTLKNDLQLSESGSESD; encoded by the exons ATGTCAAAAGAGGCTGGACTTAACGGTGTCTCTAGCCGTACCTGGTTATCGCATAAAAAAGCCCAGAGGAAACTAAAGTTTACTGCCAATGAAACTCACAGAATGAATGGGACCGCTTATTCCAACTTTGACAACCAGGAACATGTTTTGAAACTAGGAGAGACGTTTGAGAAACACCCTAAAAGTGCCTTTCACACGGTCCGAT ATGATTTCAAACCAGCTTCTATTGATACAACATGCGAAGGAGAGCTTGAAGTGGGCAAAGGAGAGCAAGTCACTATTACTTTACCGAATTTAGAG GGTTCAAGTGCTCCAGTCACAGTGTTCAAGGGATCTAAGAGACCGTACATGAAGGAGTGCATCCTCATTGTGAACCATGACACAGGAGAGTACAGGCTCGAAAAACTCAACAGCAATATAGCTGTCAAAAAAACAAG AGCTGAAGGCAGCAGTAAAATTCACTCTCGGCTAGAGCAGCAAACAAGCCGTCTGAGCCAGCAGATGAAGGGAAACGGCAACAACAAGACCTCGGCCAGCTCCAAGAGCTCTCCTCCCAAGGAGAAAATATCTCCAGCGTCTCCAATGGATGACATTGAAAGAG AACTGATGGCGGAAGCGCGCGTCATGGATCAGATGAGCAGCAGCGGCAGCTCCTCGGACTCCAACAGCTCGTCGTCTTCGAGCAGCGAAgacagctccagcagcagcgacTCAGACGATGAGCGTAACCCTGCGCCGCCGCCTCCCGCCCCGACCAACCAGAGCATGCCTGTGATAAGCACCGGCAACAATCACGTGACCAGTCTTCACCAAGAGAGCGGAGGAGGCCTCATTATGAACACGCTCA agAACGACCTCCAGCTGAGTGAATCAGGCAGTGAGAGCGACTGA
- the LOC122840418 gene encoding uncharacterized protein LOC122840418 → MTRPKFRPCTQCQTPNQANRKTCFVCHQTLSTKKKLKEKVQTFNGQWRETVLKNRNVSRVIDSAQIAVRKLHALGYKPILFFAKEEKSSSKWVADVMTHLESTATSNNFLQKMQRAYEFLLSVDASVPVQPHTSTEQQLFLPKEQWAGENAENLVYEPAETIAEEDPKIAPQKQEETVIVLDLVPVSPPVIPSSPAVQKKKRARSTSPAASASTLPSVSPVDQPYQQAPAAHAISLSQGGLFENKKRTRKFCFP, encoded by the exons ATGACACGCCCCAAATTCAGGCCATGCACGCAGTGTCAAACGCCCAATCAGGCAAACAGAAAAACGTGTTTTGTCTGCCACCAGACtctttccacaaaaaaaaaactgaaagaaaaggttCAGACATTCAATGGTCAGTGGAgggaaacagttttaaaaaacaggaaCGTTTCCCGCGTAATTGATTCTGCGCAAATTGCA GTGCGCAAACTTCATGCCTTAGGCTATAagcctattttattttttgcaaaagaagAGAAGTCTTCCAGCAAGTGGGTAGCAGACGTGATGACTCATTTGGAGTCCACTGCTacttcaaataattttcttcagaaGATGCAGAGGGCGTATGAATTTCTCCTCTCTGTAG ACGCGTCTGTCCCAGTGCAGCCCCACACCTCCACGGAACAACAGCTTTTTTTACCCAAAGAGCAGTGGGCTGGTGAAAATGCTGAGAACCTGGTCTATGAACCAGCAGAGACCATAGCAGAGGAGGATCCAAAGATTGCaccacagaaacaggaagagacTGTGATTGTGCTTGATCTGGttcctgtttctcctcctgTTATTCCATCTTCTCCGGCTgtccagaagaagaaaagagccAGAAGCACCTCTCCAGCTGCCTCTGCTTCCACTCTGCCATCTGTCTCTCCTGTAGACCAGCCATATCAACAAGCACCTGCTGCCCATGCCATCTCATTAAGTCAGGGTGGCCTATTTGAAAATAAGAAGAGAACGcgtaagttttgttttccttag
- the LOC122840417 gene encoding uncharacterized protein LOC122840417 has product MYRGEIFAYPLYLQQRLANRRITFFCMDVTCKYWPYLEKVLKSCPELQHLLQMKPFLSVFHAKAHDFKCEAKWSGAYQDGAGLTLGEEVEQCNAFLSRIAVTTKHMSKAGRTDMLTLMAMRWNQQKLDNLATTLTHRYQKATKALQKQHQNLESLKTELLVTDSQLNVWVHDIKDWAEATSSTTDPDSLAGRIEVLAASIKRRSQRLYKDTDGNKARAKARHKIRKEKNILALALEDYNKTVTSTEALSLEEILSGDTTLPWQQPHSDSVSLATKRRAFDGIMAVKRLEEEKRILVEEMDRHWKSLSSYEDTLKELSRLLSRGKFKSTSCPLNDEGLGGLQSIILRELQHLKQMKLQAREYYLQTLSGAESVSFDDTSDDDFGSDSEASDNSL; this is encoded by the exons ATGTATAGGGGTGAGATATTTGCATACCCCTTGTACTTGCAGCAAAGGCTGGCCAACAGACGGATCACTTTTTTTTGCATGGATGTAACCTGCAAGTACTGGCCATATCTTGAGAAAGTTTTGAAAAGCTGTCCTGAGCTCCAACACCTGCTTCAAATGAAGCCATTCCTCTCGGTGTTCCATGCCAAAGCCCATGACTTCAAATGTGAG GCTAAGTGGAGTGGAGCATATCAAGATGGTGCTGGCTTGACTCTAGGGGAAGAAGTTGAGCAGTGCAATGCATTTCTCTCAAGGATCGCTGTTACGACAAAACATATGTCAAAAGCTG GACGGACAGACATGCTGACTCTTATGGCCATGCGCTGGAATCAGCAAAAACTTGACAACTTGGCCACCACACTAACCCATCGATATCAGAAG GCCACAAAAGCTCTTCAAAAACAACATCAGAACTTGGAGTCCTTAAAAACTGAGCTTTTGGTGACTGACAGTCAACTTAATGTCTGGGTCCATGATATTAAGGATTGGGCAGAAG CAACATCTAGCACAACTGATCCGGACTCCTTGGCAGGCAGAATTGAGGTTCTGGCTGCGAGCATAAAAAGGCGTTCTCAGCGTCTTTATAAAGACACAGACGGAAACAAAGCTCGTGCCAAGGCTCGTCACAAAataagaaaggagaaaaacatcttAGCATTGGCTTTAGAAGACTACAACAAGACTGTTACAAGCACAGAAGCACTGTCTTTGGAAGAAATTCTGTCTGGTGACACAACATTGCCATGGCAGCAACCACATAGTG ATTCTGTCAGTCTTGCCACAAAAAGAAGGGCATTCGATGGCATTATGGCAGTAAAGAGACTGGAAGAGGAAAAGAGGATCCTTGTAGAAGAGATGGACCGTCATTGGAAATCTCTCTCATCCTATGAAGACACTCTAAAGGAGCTTTCCCGCCTGTTATCGAGAGGCAAatttaaaa GTACGTCCTGTCCCCTAAATGATGAAGGTCTAGGAGGTCTCCAGAGCATCATcctcagagagctgcagcacttaaaacagatgaaactgCAGGCAAGAGAATATTATCTACAGACTTTGTCAGGAGCAGAGAGTGTTAGCTTTGACGATACTTCTGATGACGACTTCGGTAGTGACTCGGAAGCTTCTGATAATAGTCTGTAA